A genomic stretch from Ignavibacteriales bacterium includes:
- a CDS encoding amino acid permease codes for MPPKKSMSLWAAISIGVGAMIGAGIFSIFGAAGAEAGNALWIAFAGAGLVALLNTYSYAKLGATFPSNGGPAEFLMQGFGDSITTGGFNILIWLGSIFSLALVSRGFGGYAVSFMPGSPGSEWITYFAIGIILLFVVVNFWGAKAVGNSELTIVSIKVGILLLFGISGLFFIKPQLLSVSQWPDTSNILVAVTLVFFSYLGFGYITNTAGDMQNPKKMLPKALYLSVIISIGIYLLVSVMVMGTLPFSQVLKAKDYALAEGAQPILGIVGFKIIAVAALLSTASAINATMYGAANTSYMMARDGELPSAFGRQVWKNALGGLFITAIVTILLAVAFPIEKIAMLGGVVYLLVYIAVNIAHMKVKKQTGANSIILLASIILNISLIGIIFWYLFTHNSAILFAFIGLIIICFIFEWGYRKATGRKIKSTLVTSPGSSS; via the coding sequence ATACCGCCCAAAAAATCCATGAGCCTTTGGGCGGCTATCTCGATAGGAGTAGGCGCTATGATAGGTGCCGGGATCTTCTCCATATTTGGGGCTGCCGGCGCGGAGGCAGGCAACGCTCTCTGGATAGCTTTTGCGGGAGCGGGGCTGGTCGCATTGTTAAACACATACTCTTACGCAAAGCTCGGCGCGACATTCCCCTCCAACGGCGGACCGGCAGAATTTCTCATGCAGGGTTTTGGCGACAGTATAACAACAGGCGGTTTTAATATTTTGATATGGCTGGGGAGCATATTCTCCCTGGCGCTGGTATCGAGGGGGTTCGGCGGTTATGCAGTTTCATTCATGCCCGGCTCACCTGGAAGCGAGTGGATCACATATTTCGCGATAGGCATAATATTGCTTTTTGTGGTGGTCAATTTCTGGGGAGCCAAGGCAGTTGGAAATTCCGAGCTGACGATCGTTTCGATAAAGGTTGGTATACTGCTCCTATTCGGGATCTCCGGATTATTTTTTATCAAACCTCAGCTTCTTTCGGTTTCCCAATGGCCGGACACATCCAACATACTGGTAGCGGTTACATTGGTATTCTTTTCCTATCTTGGTTTCGGTTACATCACAAATACTGCGGGCGACATGCAAAACCCGAAGAAGATGCTTCCGAAGGCCCTGTATCTCAGCGTAATAATTTCAATCGGGATATACCTGCTGGTGTCTGTAATGGTAATGGGTACGCTTCCATTTTCCCAAGTTTTAAAAGCAAAAGACTATGCACTGGCTGAGGGAGCGCAGCCGATACTCGGTATTGTCGGATTTAAGATAATTGCGGTAGCGGCATTGCTCTCGACCGCTTCAGCTATAAATGCAACTATGTACGGCGCGGCGAATACAAGCTATATGATGGCACGCGACGGCGAGCTTCCGTCTGCATTCGGCAGGCAGGTATGGAAAAATGCGCTTGGGGGACTTTTCATTACCGCTATAGTCACGATATTACTGGCTGTTGCATTTCCAATAGAGAAAATAGCAATGCTGGGCGGAGTGGTTTATCTGCTTGTTTATATAGCAGTAAATATTGCTCACATGAAGGTAAAGAAGCAAACGGGCGCAAACTCAATAATATTGCTGGCAAGCATTATCTTGAATATTTCATTGATTGGAATTATCTTTTGGTATCTTTTCACTCACAATTCTGCAATCCTTTTCGCTTTTATAGGGCTAATTATAATCTGTTTCATTTTTGAATGGGGTTATCGAAAGGCAACAGGAAGAAAGATCAAATCCACGTTAGTTACTTCACCCGGTTCCTCTTCCTGA
- a CDS encoding RDD family protein — translation MDELNKNNESEVIEEIVFAPASMWKRLGAFIIDLLIAGIASFIISIAIAIVFFILNGPYSEMSDKTIDILIFLMAIPGEFLYFSLMESSRFQATFGKMVFNIKVTDYNIERIKYWRSAVRTLSKYISAGLFYLGYLVGFLTEYTQMLHDFLAKTYVVDATPVRRVEEINEVQEDSAQ, via the coding sequence ATGGACGAGCTTAATAAAAATAATGAAAGTGAGGTAATTGAGGAGATCGTGTTTGCACCTGCCTCAATGTGGAAGAGACTGGGGGCATTCATTATTGATTTACTGATTGCCGGTATTGCTTCTTTTATTATTTCAATCGCGATTGCTATAGTTTTCTTCATTTTAAATGGACCTTATAGCGAAATGTCAGATAAAACAATTGACATATTAATATTCTTAATGGCTATTCCTGGAGAATTTTTATATTTTTCCTTGATGGAATCTTCGCGGTTTCAGGCTACTTTTGGAAAAATGGTTTTTAATATTAAAGTAACGGATTACAACATTGAAAGGATAAAGTATTGGAGATCGGCAGTAAGGACATTATCGAAATATATTTCTGCAGGATTATTCTATTTAGGATATCTGGTAGGATTTCTTACAGAGTACACACAGATGCTGCATGATTTTCTTGCGAAAACGTACGTGGTTGATGCGACGCCAGTTAGACGAGTTGAGGAAATAAATGAAGTTCAGGAAGATTCAGCTCAGTAA
- a CDS encoding T9SS type A sorting domain-containing protein — protein MNKLTLTLFLILITVSFSYSQTGYTIIDNTPYGIRDFYSIRIAGSPFKEIYVQQGMISGSQGQEGGNYYKINGQRTGWSSASFLNSIQCGSGNYYPVDFVVQSRTNPNVMIFNGMFVCGPDSADYNKLTLNGGTTVVDLPFGGGNMGQQCRGFDIDPSNENIMYMAHTVYNNVYYSEPRIFKSTDGGTTWNVMDTLSGMKSIHGKWNTTGTFPGFLKVCPWNTNIIMAVTDDHLAYSTDAGNSFVVRNDVPSIKVIVYDEGDNWIHGVGFDNKIYCNQGDPNGNWLPLSAGFDVKNIEVNPFDHNIWYGGSVEGVYRSNNYGLQWFLYNNSFSTSDKIIGIASDNFSGDTLVVATDQKVYRTWASVILGITHNNTNPQSFELKQNYPNPFNPVTRISYSLPVKSNISIKLYSVTGAELMTLVTGIAEAGDYSFDLNASSLSSGVYYYRLQTEGFSDTKKMVVVK, from the coding sequence ATGAATAAACTTACACTCACTCTTTTTTTAATTCTTATCACCGTATCATTTTCCTATTCACAGACCGGGTACACTATAATAGATAACACACCGTATGGTATCCGTGATTTCTATTCTATTAGAATAGCAGGGTCACCCTTTAAGGAGATCTATGTACAGCAGGGAATGATTAGTGGTTCCCAGGGGCAGGAAGGTGGAAACTATTATAAGATCAACGGACAGCGGACAGGCTGGAGCTCCGCCTCATTCCTTAACTCCATTCAATGCGGCAGCGGAAATTACTATCCAGTGGATTTTGTCGTCCAATCTCGTACTAACCCAAATGTGATGATATTCAACGGGATGTTCGTATGCGGACCCGACAGCGCCGATTATAATAAGCTCACACTCAATGGCGGCACAACTGTTGTCGATCTTCCATTCGGCGGCGGCAATATGGGACAGCAGTGCCGGGGATTCGATATAGATCCTTCAAATGAGAACATAATGTATATGGCGCACACCGTTTACAATAATGTGTATTATTCCGAACCCCGCATATTCAAAAGCACGGACGGAGGCACAACATGGAATGTAATGGATACTCTTTCCGGTATGAAATCGATTCACGGTAAGTGGAACACCACAGGCACTTTCCCCGGCTTTCTCAAAGTCTGTCCGTGGAATACAAATATAATAATGGCAGTTACTGACGATCATTTGGCTTACAGTACGGATGCCGGTAATAGTTTCGTAGTTAGAAATGATGTTCCCTCTATTAAGGTCATTGTATATGACGAAGGTGACAATTGGATACATGGAGTGGGATTCGATAACAAGATATACTGTAACCAGGGAGACCCTAACGGTAACTGGCTCCCTCTCTCTGCAGGATTTGATGTAAAGAACATAGAGGTCAATCCGTTCGATCATAATATATGGTATGGCGGATCTGTGGAGGGCGTTTATCGTTCTAATAATTACGGCTTGCAATGGTTCCTATACAATAACTCCTTCTCGACTTCCGATAAGATAATTGGTATCGCATCGGATAATTTCTCCGGTGACACACTTGTTGTTGCGACCGATCAAAAGGTTTACAGGACTTGGGCATCGGTGATACTCGGTATCACTCATAATAATACTAACCCGCAGAGTTTTGAACTGAAACAGAATTACCCGAATCCTTTTAATCCCGTTACCAGGATAAGTTACTCTCTACCCGTTAAGAGTAATATTTCCATTAAGCTGTACAGCGTCACCGGCGCAGAGCTGATGACGCTGGTAACGGGTATTGCCGAAGCAGGTGATTACTCGTTCGATCTTAATGCAAGCTCATTATCCAGCGGAGTTTACTATTATAGATTACAAACTGAAGGATTTTCCGATACCAAAAAGATGGTGGTTGTGAAATAA
- a CDS encoding T9SS type A sorting domain-containing protein, whose protein sequence is MKRVSHFRLSLQISLTLVLISLFSFTDFSSLSVNPFSQWTVLGNLPFTQEYHVTVAWQHQDTNFIITAGGRINGITSSNVLLYNTASGQYSPLPPMPMQIERAGGFVLGDSMYIVGGSTNTGNTFLNTLYKLDLTSNGPWVNKANFPSSMGEITYSTAERNDSLAYVAGGKNNAGPVNNVFLYNGKANNWFPANNLPIQSFGGGLSFVLDSLVIFTGGKNNDSALARTFLGIINPLNPANINWNTGPLYPGGKIYNFGNWGAKDGRVFFTGGENTFPKDNLATSDTYIYEDGPGFDTLSDKPTPITHAQVDGFIIDTTSSGYEYEVYALGGFDGSGASNKNEKLFVLDSITTSIHQISGGLPNGYQLEQNYPNPFNPFTTIIFSIPRSDLVELKVYDASGKFVSTLLSKDLTAGIYELRFDGSGLSSGIYFYTITAGEWREVRKMVLIK, encoded by the coding sequence ATGAAGAGAGTATCACACTTTCGTCTGTCATTACAAATATCCCTCACATTAGTTCTAATATCACTTTTTTCATTCACGGATTTTAGTTCGCTGAGTGTAAACCCGTTTTCACAATGGACTGTGCTGGGTAATCTTCCCTTCACCCAGGAATATCATGTCACTGTCGCGTGGCAACACCAGGATACAAATTTTATTATCACCGCGGGGGGAAGAATAAACGGTATCACTTCAAGCAATGTTTTACTTTATAATACCGCCAGCGGACAATATAGCCCTTTGCCTCCAATGCCGATGCAGATCGAGAGGGCAGGCGGATTTGTTTTAGGCGACTCGATGTACATAGTCGGCGGCTCTACAAATACCGGAAATACTTTTTTGAACACTCTGTATAAGCTGGATCTGACAAGCAATGGTCCGTGGGTCAATAAAGCCAACTTCCCTTCTTCAATGGGCGAGATAACATACAGCACGGCCGAGCGAAATGATTCTCTTGCTTATGTAGCCGGCGGAAAAAACAATGCGGGACCTGTGAATAATGTCTTTCTATATAACGGAAAAGCAAACAACTGGTTTCCGGCAAATAATCTTCCCATCCAATCATTCGGAGGTGGGTTGTCATTTGTATTGGACAGCCTGGTTATATTCACAGGCGGTAAGAATAACGACAGTGCTCTGGCGCGAACCTTTCTCGGGATCATAAACCCATTAAACCCTGCTAATATAAACTGGAACACGGGACCCTTATATCCCGGCGGAAAAATATATAATTTCGGGAACTGGGGTGCGAAAGACGGCAGGGTGTTCTTTACCGGCGGAGAGAATACTTTCCCAAAAGATAATCTCGCGACAAGTGATACATACATTTATGAAGACGGCCCGGGGTTTGACACACTGTCAGATAAGCCGACACCAATTACACATGCCCAGGTGGATGGATTTATTATCGATACAACGTCGTCGGGATATGAATATGAAGTTTACGCATTAGGAGGATTCGACGGAAGCGGAGCATCAAACAAGAATGAGAAACTGTTTGTACTCGATTCGATCACAACTTCAATACATCAGATCTCAGGCGGACTTCCTAATGGCTATCAGCTCGAACAGAACTATCCAAACCCATTTAACCCGTTCACTACGATAATTTTTTCGATACCGCGAAGTGATCTTGTAGAATTGAAAGTCTATGATGCTTCCGGGAAATTTGTTTCAACACTACTAAGTAAGGATCTTACAGCCGGGATATATGAATTAAGGTTTGACGGATCGGGCTTATCGAGCGGTATCTATTTCTATACAATCACCGCCGGGGAATGGAGAGAAGTAAGAAAGATGGTCTTAATCAAGTAG